A window from Drosophila miranda strain MSH22 chromosome Y unlocalized genomic scaffold, D.miranda_PacBio2.1 Contig_Y2_pilon, whole genome shotgun sequence encodes these proteins:
- the LOC117192865 gene encoding putative uncharacterized protein DDB_G0271606, whose amino-acid sequence MGITATRAATIERQKQRRDKLANVLRDNKKRLLVLEQEIFVLLLPCGRQGRQRHETRAATIERHKQRRDKLANVLRDNKKRLTEPVPVGESERLDRDIKKLTEDCQRLLNLINEPQANGSNPAPNSMNRQHSAPANNNQQQPQPFPRQRQAGRSQASPSSLRLHSVPAQTTAQPGPDFVQHHSSAPTSACLTPQQQQQLQLQQEPPPTYAQYYQFQQYLQQQRQQQLQQFQLQQQQQAQQQQQQMPVQRPVNDEEEYLSDSDVDEDEEPLDMWACNMCTFRNHPQLNICEACENVRIQPGMIRIVPSGSVPGAADRAAGTSIGSLEQQQQQPQQPHQPYVLHT is encoded by the exons ATGGGTATAACAGCAA CTCGAGCAGCGACCATTGAGCGGCAGAAGCAGCGGCGCGATAAGCTGGCCAATGTTTTGCGGGACAACAAGAAGCGACTGCTGGTCCTGGAGCAGGAGATCTTTGTCCTTCTCCTTCCCTGCGGCAGGCAGGGCAGGCAGAGGCACGAGA CTCGAGCAGCGACCATTGAGCGGCATAAGCAGCGGCGCGATAAGCTGGCCAATGTTTTGCGGGACAACAAGAAGCGACTGACCGAGCCCGTACCGGTGGGCGAATCTGAAAGACTGGATAGAGATATCAAGAAACTGACTGAGGACTGCCAGCGGCTGCTCAATTTGATCAACG aACCGCAAGCGAATGGGTCTAATCCTGCGCCAAATTCCATGAATCGTCAGCACTCGGCCCCAGCCAACAacaaccagcagcagccacagccattcCCACGCCAACGACAGGCTGGTCGCTCCCAGGCGTCGCCCAGCTCGTTGCGTCTGCACTCTGTGCCGGCCCAGACAACGGCCCAGCCGGGCCCTGATTTTGTGCAGCACCACAGCAGTGCTCCGACGTCGGCGTGCCTGacgccccagcagcagcagcaactccaGCTGCAACAGGAGCCGCCGCCTACGTATGCCCAGTACTACCAGTTCCAGCAAtatctgcagcagcagcgacagcagcagctccaacaATTtcaactgcaacagcagcagcaggcgcagcagcaacaacagcagatgCCAGTGCAGCGTCCAGTAAACGACGAGGAAGAATACCTATCAGACTCGGACGTGGACGAGGATGAGGAGCCACTTGACATGTGGGCCTGCAATATGTGTACATTCCGCAATCATCCGCAATTGAATATTTGCGAGGCCTGTGAGAACGTTAGGATCCAGCCGGGTATGATACGCATTGTACCTAGCGGAAGTGTCCCTGGAGCTGCTGATCGAGCTGCTGGCACCTCCATTGGGAgcctcgagcagcagcagcagcaaccgcaGCAGCCCCATCAGCCATATGTCTTGCATACATAA